The Coffea arabica cultivar ET-39 chromosome 1e, Coffea Arabica ET-39 HiFi, whole genome shotgun sequence genome has a window encoding:
- the LOC113688436 gene encoding ethylene-responsive transcription factor ERN1, producing MELQFQKQSTYMVDRNRGSSSKRKFVGVRQRPSGKWVAEIKNTTQKIRMWLGTFDTAEEAAQAYDEAACLLRGSNTRTNFMNHVPCNPALSLKIRNLLNQKKGRLNKIASLASTASNKTATESSSRTISRTSSSSSTSQSSASGSSFSSSSSNNNDNSAAVLTTIQAQTKLFDDAYKPDLSYFMAAGGYQPASSSDQFDYTTGRDGSLISTFASDFDRILLGQQDAGFELPKKDTSEMMSDHQTQYHHQIPDFEHMKVQRQISASLYAMNGVSEYWENVHDCNDSFWDLPMLYQMFCPS from the coding sequence ATGGAACTTCAATTCCAAAAACAAAGCACGTATATGGTGGATAGAAACAGAGGTAGCAGCAGCAAAAGGAAGTTTGTTGGGGTGAGACAGAGGCCATCAGGCAAATGGGTAGCAGAGATCAAGAACACTACTCAGAAGATCAGGATGTGGCTCGGGACATTTGACACAGCTGAAGAAGCTGCTCAAGCTTATGATGAGGCTGCTTGCCTTCTCCGAGGCTCGAATACTCGAACCAATTTCATGAATCATGTTCCTTGCAATCCAGCTCTGTCCTTGAAGATCAGAAACCTCCTCAATCAGAAGAAAGGGCGTCTCAACAAAATCGCCTCTCTCGCTTCCACAGCCTCCAACAAGACAGCCACAGAGAGCAGTTCCAGAACCATTTCGCGTACTAGTAGCAGCAGCAGTACTTCTCAGAGTAGTGCTAGTGGAAGTAGTtttagcagcagcagcagcaacaatAATGATAACTCTGCAGCTGTTCTCACGACAATTCAAGCGCAGACAAAGCTGTTTGATGATGCATATAAGCCGGACTTGAGCTACTTCATGGCTGCAGGAGGATATCAACCGGCATCATCTTCTGATCAGTTTGATTATACCACCGGCCGTGATGGCagcttaatttcaacatttgCATCCGATTTTGATAGGATTCTTTTAGGTCAACAGGATGCAGGTTTTGAATTGCCCAAAAAAGATACATCCGAGATGATGAGTGATCATCAAACTCAATACCATCATCAGATTCCAGACTTCGAACATATGAAGGTTCAGAGACAGATATCTGCATCCCTGTATGCAATGAATGGTGTGAGTGAATATTGGGAGAATGTTCATGATTGTAACGATTCTTTCTGGGATCTTCCCATGCTCTACCAGATGTTCTGCCCCAGCTAA